CCCGCATTATGCAGCACATTTTCCGAAGTAGAAGAACTCAACAGTCCTTTTAATCCACCGCTGGACAGCCGGGTACCGGTCACGATCACATCCGCCTGCAGCGCATGGGCGGCATCCACAATCGCCGACCACGTCGACTGGGGTGACTCCACCACATGGGCGCCACACTCCACCCCCAATTCGGCGGCCACCGCAACCGCCTGCTGGCCGCAGGCCACCGCCTGCTGATAATTCGTGTCTGCCTCCGCGATCTCCCCGTGCAGATCCACCATAGCCACCCCGGGGGCGCCCACCGCCCGCATCGCCTGGTGGGTTAACGGTTCATAGGC
The Corynebacterium choanae DNA segment above includes these coding regions:
- a CDS encoding universal stress protein encodes the protein MITISDSQSTVVLVAFDGSAEAQRALVHAAKLFPQALLQIVTAYEPLTHQAMRAVGAPGVAMVDLHGEIAEADTNYQQAVACGQQAVAVAAELGVECGAHVVESPQSTWSAIVDAAHALQADVIVTGTRLSSGGLKGLLSSSTSENVLHNAGMPVLIVPPADHSPR